The DNA region TTTTTGCTGCATTTTTTGCTTTGATTTTACTTTCCCCAATTATTATAATCACTACCATTTTATTGTTTATAGTTAATAGTGGTAAACCGTTTTTCTTTCAAAAAAGACCAGGAAAGAACGAGCGGATTTTTAATATTATCAAGTTCAAAACCATGAACGACAAAAAGGATGCTAACGGAAATTTATTGTCCGATTCCGAAAGACTAACCCGTGTTGGACTTATAGTTAGAAAGGCATCCATTGATGAAATCCCCCAATTATTCAATGTACTAAAGGGAGACATGTCAATTATCGGTCCAAGACCCTTACTGCCAAGATACCTGCCTTATTACACAAAGGAAGAGCGACTAAGACATGATGTAAGGCCAGGTATTACCGGACTCGCCCAAGTAAACGGAAGAAATTTTTTAGATTGGGATCCCCGATTAAAATTAGACGTAGAATACGTAAGAACAGTTTCTTTGAAAACAGATTTGAAAATTTTGGTTAAAACCATATACAAAGTCTTAGCTTCAAAAGACATTGCAACTGATGCTACAAAAGCCCAGCCTTATTTGGATGAGCTGAGAAAAAACAGTATTCTATAAAATGTTCAGGTAAAAAACATTCGGAAGACAAAACTCTAACATTGTTTTTATTTTTTTAATATTACCACAACAAACTATTATAATAATGAGCCCAAAATCAGAAAACAAAAACGTTCGAATCTATGGAGCAGGCGGCCATTCTCAAGTTATCAAGGAAGTACTTGAGCAAAATGGCTACACGGTTACTGATACTTTTGACGACAAACCAACCCAAACCCATAGAGCTTCTAAAAATGTGACCATGGGGTTAAGGGAAAATATTGAAAAATTTCCTCATAATGGCGACCCCGTTATCATTGCCATTGGTAAAAATTCCGAACGTGCTGAAATAGCTAATTTTTTAAAATCAAAATTTGAAAAAACCATACACCATTCAGCGATTATTTCACCCACATCAAAAGTTGGTGAAGGCACAGTGGTTTTCGCCGGAGCCATCATCCAACCCAATACAGTAATAGGCAAGCATGTAATCATCAATACGGGTGCTAGTGTTGACCACGATAATATTATTGGCGATTACGCCCATGTTTCACCAAAAGCAGCGCTTTGCGGACACGTTGAGGTTGGTGAAGGTTCTCATGTAGGCGTAGGTGCGGTTGTAATCCCAAAAGTCAAGATAGGCAAATGGTGCACTATTGGTGCCGGTTCAGTTATCATTGCAGATGTGCCTGATTACTCTACGGTTGTTGGTAACCCAGGTAAAATCATTAAAACAGTAAAACCTTAGTTATTTTGAAAAATCTTATAAAAACATCTGATATAACATTTATTGGCTCTGGGATTTCAACATCCTTTTCACTGCTTAATTTTTTGAGTTTATTAGAGGAGAAGACAAGCATAAAAAAAAGGATTCATATTACTATAATAGAAAAATTTTCAGAGTTCAACACCGGTATTCCTTATGGAAAAAGGTCGGGCTTCTCTACCCTATTAATAACTTCACTCAGAAACTTTTTACCAGAGCCCGAGTTAAGCCTTTTTATAAATTGGCTTAATATTAACAAAGACTGGCTACTTGAAGAAATGAAAGCGGAAGGAGGTACTTTAACCGAAAAGTGGATTATTGACCATGCTGAAGCTATCGAAAATGGCGAATGGGAAGAACTATTTGTTCCGCGTCGTTTTTTTGGGTGCTACATAAACGAAAAAATAAAAAACAAGGTCAACCATTTAAAGGACAAGGCTGAAGTCAACTTTCTTCAGGGTACTGCGATAGATTTGGTTCAAAAAAATGATGTTTACAACATTAGTTTAAAAAGTGGTGAATATGTGCTTTCAAAAAAAGTGGTGCTTTCTGTCGGCTCATTACCTACCCGAAAACTTTACAAAGACCAAAATATTATAAAACGAGAAGGTTTAATGTTGGTTAACACGCCTTACAATCCTAGTGTCAACAAAAATCTGAAAAAAATAAATTCGTTTTTAGGAAAAAGGCCTAAAGACGAAATAACCAATGTATTGATTGTAGGTGCCAATGCCAGTGCCCTTGAAATGTTATACAAGTTAAATGACAATGCCGAAAACAAATCGCGCCCAATCAATTATGTTTTCCTATCCACTTTAGGGCGGGCTCCCGATGCTTACATAGATTATGAACGCAAAGAAGCCTTTAAACCCGTTAACTTACTAAGCCTTGAAAGCGAAAAAGAGCTTACTGCAAAAGCTATTGCCGACGCTGCATTTAAGGATATCGATTT from Tamlana crocina includes:
- a CDS encoding sugar transferase → MSYKTTLKPFLDFFAAFFALILLSPIIIITTILLFIVNSGKPFFFQKRPGKNERIFNIIKFKTMNDKKDANGNLLSDSERLTRVGLIVRKASIDEIPQLFNVLKGDMSIIGPRPLLPRYLPYYTKEERLRHDVRPGITGLAQVNGRNFLDWDPRLKLDVEYVRTVSLKTDLKILVKTIYKVLASKDIATDATKAQPYLDELRKNSIL
- a CDS encoding acetyltransferase, yielding MSPKSENKNVRIYGAGGHSQVIKEVLEQNGYTVTDTFDDKPTQTHRASKNVTMGLRENIEKFPHNGDPVIIAIGKNSERAEIANFLKSKFEKTIHHSAIISPTSKVGEGTVVFAGAIIQPNTVIGKHVIINTGASVDHDNIIGDYAHVSPKAALCGHVEVGEGSHVGVGAVVIPKVKIGKWCTIGAGSVIIADVPDYSTVVGNPGKIIKTVKP